From Pempheris klunzingeri isolate RE-2024b chromosome 18, fPemKlu1.hap1, whole genome shotgun sequence, a single genomic window includes:
- the LOC139218265 gene encoding tumor necrosis factor alpha-induced protein 2-like has product MESGERQLDAVPVAPGFKAGGAEENQGGEKRRLPKLKNPVKVWRNRRQQNHNHTAEDEHDGEEAQQEEQLEEVSRRLILREEQLFSQDSPTEEEEDQLHRDYEALRLQIWMAIHNTFSSSSSSSSSGHLAVLRSAVASIQQQEEQDRRWLDRQQGQVPVWRPQKCWSTHHNLLQSMVESRLTKSAEEEAGGADGLSTPLKREVCWMGWRVKEDLLAVARTVKDCYPPQVDILNLYAGLYHQRFSGRLTELAAAGLEPDDRSYLLFWINHCYPHEILKHEDLEGNIKTACLGSLLLLDHLDHLEDQYLTHKEDQVKLWLSAVLRKEEENWLSDRTPELIEQHHFSPLAVDVIQVIDGALIEFRCVIRDQSKAQRITAHLDSFLSSYKKCLEDFVKGNHGNVHSVIKAHLFCEQQLRGYITDQTGSVSEQQRRDCLDTLSALRDCGYRCFTCPIHNQLKVFLSQLWTPVWLDGSLPVVDSLLDSLSQHLDDLTDLEPACRQALLCVLHEHVVCQYVRMMMTTKMRMKNREQQVGGAQRMTEDSRKMADFFIERGCTESGWLAEVVDRLAEILRLQDPGSVQLELVSLSRRFHDLSDGHVSALLSLKTGLSATDMRSIRRSVKENRLPDVSTNQSPLFFSKVKMTRINQLVLKAQALSAR; this is encoded by the exons ATGGAGAGCGGGGAGCGGCAGCTGGATGCTGTACCCGTCGCACCGGGGTTTAAAG CAGGAGGCGCTGAGGAGAACCAAGGGGGCGAGAAGAGGAGACTGCCCAAACTGAAGAACCCTGTAAAGGTCTGGAGGAACCGCAGACAGCAGAACCACAACCACACTGCAG AGGATGAGCATGACGGTGAGGAGgcgcagcaggaggagcagctggaggaggtgagcaGGAGGCTGATCCTCAGGGAGGAGCAGCTGTTCAGTCAGGACTCCcccactgaggaggaggaggaccagcTGCACAGAGACTATGAGGCTCTGAGGCTGCAGATCTGGATGGCTATCCACaacaccttctcctcctcctcctcctcctcctcctcgggaCACCTGGCGGTCCTGAGGAGCGCCGTGGCCTCcattcagcagcaggaggagcaggaccGGCGCTGGTTGGACCGTCAGCAGGGCCAGGTCCCGGTGTGGCGTCCTCAGAAGTGTTGGAGCACTCACCACAATCTGCTGCAGAGCAtggtggagtccagactgacgAAGAGCGCCGAGGAAGAGGCGGGCGGAGCTGACGGACTGTCGACTCCTCtgaagagggag gtgtgttgGATGGGGTGGCGTGTGAAGGAGGACCTGCTGGCGGTGGCGAGGACGGTGAAGGACTGTTACCCTCCTCAGGTGGACATCCTGAATCTGTACGCGGGACTCTACCATCAGAGGTTCTCTGGCCGGCTGACCGAACTCGCTGCTGCTGGACTGGAACCAGACGACCGCAGCTACCTGCTGTTCTGGATCAACCACTGCTACCCACA tgaGATACTGAAACACGAGGACCTGGAGGGGAACATAAAGACGGCCTGTCTGggttctctgctgctgctggaccacCTGGACCACCTGGAGGACCAGTACCTGACCCACAAGGAG GACCAGGTGAAGCTGTGGCTCAGTGCGGTgctgaggaaagaggaggagaactgGCTGAGCGACAGAACACCTGAACTCATCGAGCAGCATCACTTCAGTCCACTGGCTGTGGATGTCATACAG gtgatAGACGGCGCCCTGATTgagttcaggtgtgtgatcagaGACCAGAGTAAAGCTCAGAGGATCACAGCTCACCTGGACAGCTTCCTCAGCAG ctaTAAGAAGTGTCTGGAGGACTTTGTGAAGGGAAACCATGGAAACGTCCACTCAGTCATCAAAGCTCACCTGTtctgtgagcagcagctcag GGGTTACATCACAgatcaaacaggaagtgtgtcGGAGCAGCAGAGACGCGACTGTCTGGACACGCTGTCGGCCCTGAGGGATTGTGGGTACAGGTGTTTCACTTGTCCCATTCACAACCAGCTGAAG GTGTTTCTCAGTCAGCTGTGGACCCCCGTCTGGTTGGACGGGTCACTTCCTGTTGTCGACTCTCTGCTGGACTCTCTGAGCCAACACCTGGACGACCTGACAGACCTGGAACCAGCCTGCAGACAG gcccTGCTCTGTGTCCTCCATGAGCACGTGGTCTGTCAGTAcgtgaggatgatgatgacgacaaagatgaggatgaagaacagagagcagcaggtggGCGGAGCTCAGCGGATGACTGAAGACAGTCGAAAGATGGCCGACTTCTTCATTGAGAGG ggcTGCACTGAGTCTGGGTGGCTCGCTGAGGTGGTCGACCGTCTGGCTGAGATCCTTCGCCTGCAGGATCCAGGAAGTGTTCAGCTGGAGTTGGTCAGTCTGTCCAGAAGGTTCCACGACCTCAG